The DNA segment ACCTCACGACGGCCGTAAGCCGCACCCCCCTGGAACGTGACGTCGGATCCGCTCTCGAGGAGCAACGGGTACGGGGAGCCGCGGCTGCGGAAGGTGACGGATCAGGACCCGCGCGCCGGGGTGGGTGACGGCTCCGGAGACGGGGAGCGCCGCATCTCCTGGAGCGGGAAGTAGTCCGCGGGCCGCGTTGAGCGCCGCCACACGTACACCGCTGTCGCCATCACGAGAATCAGCCCCGCCAGGATGAGCAGTTCGATCCCCTCGGTGTTCCACCGGAAAGACTTCTCCGCCTCGGCCGTCACGATGAGCACCTTGCGGATGCCGGCAATCAGGCCGACGACGAGGAACGGCTCCGCGTCGAGGGTCTGGTTCCTGATGGTGAGTCGGACGGTGTGGAGCAGCTCGGCCACGATGAACAGCACAAGGCCGTTGTCCAGCGCGGAGAGAACGACCGCCTCCTCGCGGTACGGCCCCTGGATCGACCTGATGACGTCTCGGACCACACCGACGGTCAGAAGCCCCGCGAGCAGTACGAGGAGCCCAGCGACGACGAGGTGGATGCCGTCCTCGATGAGCTG comes from the Streptomyces griseiscabiei genome and includes:
- a CDS encoding phosphate-starvation-inducible PsiE family protein, encoding MRPILPKIEGGRVQGLLQLIEDGIHLVVAGLLVLLAGLLTVGVVRDVIRSIQGPYREEAVVLSALDNGLVLFIVAELLHTVRLTIRNQTLDAEPFLVVGLIAGIRKVLIVTAEAEKSFRWNTEGIELLILAGLILVMATAVYVWRRSTRPADYFPLQEMRRSPSPEPSPTPARGS